From the Pediococcus acidilactici genome, the window TGAATATAATCAAAAACCGTAAGAAGAACAAGTATTTTAAGCCCGTAACTTAAAGCGAATTGAGGATGGTGGAAGCTCAAGAAGTTATTCTTTTAAGAAAAACATCTTCTTTGTTTCTAGGCTGAACGATTAAGCGTCCAGTAAGTCTAGACGTGACCGATACGTTATCGTTTGGAAAGCATATTTTAGATGTGCTTTTAGAGATGTTTATTTTTAAACGAATTTTGGGTGGTACCGCGAAGTCTTTCGTCCCTGTTACGGGATGAAAGACTTTTTTATTGGCGGACTTTTTACGAAGACAATGGAGGGATTTTTAATGGAAAATACGTTGGTTAAATCACTTTATGCGCAAGCAACGCATGATGAAGATGTAGCAGTAGAAGTAACGGGTTGGCTAAAGACGCTCCGTTCTTCCAAGAAAATTAGCTTTTTGGAAATTAACGACGGTTCCTGCATTAAAAATGTGCAGGTAATCATGGAAAATGGGTTGGAAAACTACGAAGAAATTAAGAAAGCTCCCATTTACACTACCTTAAAAGTAGTCGGAACGGTAGTGGATACTCCGAAAGCTAAACAACCGTTTGAAATTCACGCAACTGAAATTGAAGTTTTAGGTAACTCAGACAGTGACTACCCACTTCAAAAGAAGCACCACACACCGGAATTCTTACGTGAACAAGCACATTTGCGTCCCCGGACCAATACTTTCTACGCAGTTTTCCGGATTCGTTCGTTGGCAGCCTTTGCCATCCACGAATTCCTCCAAAAGAATAACTTTGTCTACGTTAACACTCCGTTGATTACTTCTAGTGATACGGAAGGTGCCGGTGAAATGTTTAAGGTAACTACTTTAGACCTTAACAACGTTCCAAAGAACGAAGAAGGCAAGGTTGATTCTACTAAGGATTTCTTCAAGCAACCAACTAATTTAACGGTTAGTGGCCAATTGAACGCGGAAGCATTTGCGTTGGCTTTCCGGGATGTTTATACTTTTGGTCCGGCTTTCCGTGCGGAAGATTCACACACTACGCGGCATGCCGCTGAATTCTGGATGGTTGAACCAGAAATGGCGTTCGCTAACTTACAAGACGTGATTAACATTTCCGAAGACATGTTGAAGTACGTGATTAACTATATTTTGGAAAATGCTTCCGATGAAATCGACTTCTTGAACCAAAACGTGGACCAAGAATTACGGGCCCGCTTGGAAGCAACTCGCGACGCCGATTTTGCTCAAATTACTTATACAGAAGCAATCGACAAGTTGTTAGCTGCTGACCAAGAATTCGAAAACAAAGTTGAATGGGGAATTGATCTCCAAACTGAACACGAGAGATATTTGAGTGAAAAAGTTTACCAAAAACCAGTGTTCATCACGGATTACCCACGCGACATCAAAGCCTTCTACATGCGGGAAAACGAAGACCACAAGACGGTTGCCGCAGTGGACTTATTAGTACCTGGCATTGGCGAATTGATCGGTGGTAGCCAACGTGAAGAACGGCTAGCTAAGTTGAACGAAAAGATTAAGGAATTTAACTTGGATCCTGAAGAATACAAGTGGTACCTTGAATTAAGAAAATATGGGGAAACGGAACACTCCGGATTTGGAATTGGTTTCGAAAGATTATTGATGTACGTTACTGGTGTGGAAAACATCCGCGACGTTATCCCATTCCCACGGACCCCGGGTAACGCTAGCTTCTAATTCAAAACGTTAATAGTAAGCAAAAAGCCTTGAATTTAGTCAGATGATGACGGATTCAGGGCTTTTTGAATATAAGGTTTGTTTTTAGTGGCTGCACACGGGTGGCATCCTAATCCCCCAACGAAAACCGCAGCTTCATATTGCGAGAACCGAGGTTGATTGCATCGTTAAGCAGTTTAGTAGCTTGGGCTAAGGTGAAATCAGCCATTGCTTGGTTAGCGGACGTTAAAGTTTTTTCCGTGAGCGCGGCTTGGCGATCCGTTTCTTTTTGCATTCTTAGCACGTTTTGGAGTACCGTTTGGGCAAAGTTTTCCTGTAAATCTTGGTAGAGGGCAAAATTTCCGTCTCCAATTAAAGCAAGCACTCGGCTAATCCAGTACATGTAGTTGGTATTCACTACCGTTGGGGTATCGCGGTAGCAAGCCGGAGTATCCGTGACGTTACTATAAAACGGCACCATGGCGTTGAACGTGTTGGGACCAAAAGCTAGCCAATGAATTCCCGCGATTTCATCGGGAACTTGGTTGCGTAGCTCTAGAATGTGAGTTTCTAGATTGCGATTGATGCCGATTGGCCGAAAATGTTTCTCAGGCACCGTTTCACCATAAGGATCGTAGGGCGTTTCTTGATAGTGTGAGCTCAAAAGAAACTTCAAATCTTCCACGGAAATTTTCTTGGTTGCGCGATTAATGAAGGGCAAATCCTGGTCGGTAGGCTCCCCAACAAAATTAGCATCCAAAAATTGGTGGACGTACCAAGCCCGGGGGTTATTGTAGTACCGGTCTTTAATCGTGGCGCTACCAAAAATGTGCCGTAAATTAAGGCCTTTTTGATCCGGATTAAGTTGATTTTTGACAATGAGTTCCGGGAGATCCGCAGAAGCTAGGCAATCAGCTGAATCAAAATCGAAATCGGTGATGTTCCAGCGGTTCGGCGCAATTGCATAGGCATCGTCGGGAATTCGGATTGCAGCCCAGTGGTGGCCTCCGATGGTTTCCATATACCAAACTTCTTCGCGATCGGCAAAGGCAATTCCGTTGGATTCGTAAGTGCCGTATTCTTCTAAAAGTTTACCTAAGCGCAAGACGCCCGCCTTGGCAGTCTCGATATACGGCAAAACTAGCGTAAGAAAATCCTCTTCGCCAAGTCCCTTTTCGACTAACGGATCCACGCTAAGTACTCGGGCGTTAGTAGTAATGGTTTCGGTAGCGGTCATCGCCGTGTTTTTACTGTTGATGCCGCCAGCACCCCAAATGCCATACGTGGGGTCGGCATCGGGCGTGGCAGTGTAGCGGAGCGGATTGTCGGGAAGGGGAATCGTTAAATCACTATGGACAGAATGATAGGGTTGGGACTGATCTTCGGGGTTAACAACCACGAACCGTTGGGCGTTAGAATCATCGGCGCCGTCTTCGTTACGGGCAATGATGGTAGAACCCGTCAGGCTAGCGTTTTTACCGACTAAAATAGTGGTACAAGTTTTCAACATGTGCTTGTCCTCCAATTGATTTTTAATGTAATGGTAGCACGATTAGCTAAATAGGCAATCACTATTCAGTTAGAAAAGGGAATGCTATCATGGTCAATATACAGTTTAAACTAACATGAGGGGCGTTAAGCAATGGTTAAAACAATTGCAATGGAAGATTTTTACCAAAAATATCCGCTAACTACCGCTGTTTTATTGGACGTGCGGGAGCCGGACGAATTTGCGGCTGGGCACGTGGCGGGGGCGCGTAATTTTCCCTTAAGCCAACTGTCCACCCGGTTAGCCGAATTAGACCAAGCGACCCCATACTACGTGATCTGCCGTTCGGGAAGACGTTCAGCAAACGCGTGCGGGGTACTCGAAGTCCAAGGCTTTGATGCAACCAACGTAGCCGGCGGAATGCTAGCTTGGCCAGGAAAAGTGG encodes:
- the asnS gene encoding asparagine--tRNA ligase — translated: MENTLVKSLYAQATHDEDVAVEVTGWLKTLRSSKKISFLEINDGSCIKNVQVIMENGLENYEEIKKAPIYTTLKVVGTVVDTPKAKQPFEIHATEIEVLGNSDSDYPLQKKHHTPEFLREQAHLRPRTNTFYAVFRIRSLAAFAIHEFLQKNNFVYVNTPLITSSDTEGAGEMFKVTTLDLNNVPKNEEGKVDSTKDFFKQPTNLTVSGQLNAEAFALAFRDVYTFGPAFRAEDSHTTRHAAEFWMVEPEMAFANLQDVINISEDMLKYVINYILENASDEIDFLNQNVDQELRARLEATRDADFAQITYTEAIDKLLAADQEFENKVEWGIDLQTEHERYLSEKVYQKPVFITDYPRDIKAFYMRENEDHKTVAAVDLLVPGIGELIGGSQREERLAKLNEKIKEFNLDPEEYKWYLELRKYGETEHSGFGIGFERLLMYVTGVENIRDVIPFPRTPGNASF
- a CDS encoding C69 family dipeptidase, whose product is MLKTCTTILVGKNASLTGSTIIARNEDGADDSNAQRFVVVNPEDQSQPYHSVHSDLTIPLPDNPLRYTATPDADPTYGIWGAGGINSKNTAMTATETITTNARVLSVDPLVEKGLGEEDFLTLVLPYIETAKAGVLRLGKLLEEYGTYESNGIAFADREEVWYMETIGGHHWAAIRIPDDAYAIAPNRWNITDFDFDSADCLASADLPELIVKNQLNPDQKGLNLRHIFGSATIKDRYYNNPRAWYVHQFLDANFVGEPTDQDLPFINRATKKISVEDLKFLLSSHYQETPYDPYGETVPEKHFRPIGINRNLETHILELRNQVPDEIAGIHWLAFGPNTFNAMVPFYSNVTDTPACYRDTPTVVNTNYMYWISRVLALIGDGNFALYQDLQENFAQTVLQNVLRMQKETDRQAALTEKTLTSANQAMADFTLAQATKLLNDAINLGSRNMKLRFSLGD
- a CDS encoding rhodanese-like domain-containing protein — protein: MVKTIAMEDFYQKYPLTTAVLLDVREPDEFAAGHVAGARNFPLSQLSTRLAELDQATPYYVICRSGRRSANACGVLEVQGFDATNVAGGMLAWPGKVEKD